The following are encoded together in the Acetobacter vaccinii genome:
- the mfd gene encoding transcription-repair coupling factor yields MTADTGTHTRIATLWGVPEGYDALLLARRAREHKGPVLHVARSDAAMVRLAELLAFVAADIEILRFPAWDCLPYDRVSPNPTLVAERVATLTRLLEPASGKPRLVLTTINAAVQRVAPRRTFEGQSLTIKTGESLDQALLIDLLVANGYTRTDTVMEAGEFATRGGIFDLYPAGAPEPVRLDLFGEEVENIRAFDPGTQRSTEKRDSLVLCPVSEFSLDADSIARFRTGWRDAFGPAAASDPLYEHVSDGRRHPGLEHWLPLFHEHLETLFDYLPGAAITLEHQVEEGLAARLDMIADHYQARRQPVREGETPYRPLPPHLLYLDRKGWDAVLDRMAVVAFSPYAQPDGAAGVDMGGRPGKMYAKIVPGAQREQVFGLLGDQVREWSQVGRRAFVAAWSRGSRERIATLLHEHGVATETFETWQQASKARPGPVGLLTLGLERGFVADDLALVSEQDLLGERIGRPPRRRRRADELIAEASELSSGDLVVHQDYGIGRYDGLETVSVGVAPHDCLRLLYDGGQKLYLPVENIELLSRFGSDQAGVALDKLGGVAWQNRKAQMKKRIRDMAGDLIRTAAARALREAPELTPPEGMWDEFCARFPFVETDDQAHAIADVLGDMASGRPMDRLVCGDVGFGKTEVALRAAFVAAMSGGQVAVVVPTTLLARQHYRTFAARFEGFPIKVAQLSRMVTGKEATAVRKGLADGTVNIVIGTHALLAKTVQFSALELLIIDEEQHFGVSHKEKLKALREDVHVLTLSATPLPRTLQLALSGVREMSLIATPPTDRLAVRTFIMPFDSVVIREAIQRERFRGGQVFCVAPRIEDLDRLAERLATIVPDARVVQAHGRLAATELERVMTEFSDGKYDILLSTNIVESGLDMPAVNTLIIHRADMFGLGQLYQLRGRVGRGKQRGYAYLTWPQTHVLSASADKRLEIMQTLDTLGAGFTLASHDLDLRGAGNLLGDQQSGHVREVGIELYQQMLEDAVADLRSEQGRSRQEERDWVPIIVMGLPVLIPDSYVPDLPVRLGLYRRIGGLSSDAEMEAMEAELVDRFGAVPQELKNLLDTVDLKRFCRLAGVEKVEAGPKGMVIQFRQNSFRNPAGLVQWMGRWKDGAVRLRPDHKLAVVRELTNVQRMGLARKVLKELAALCEKCPA; encoded by the coding sequence ATGACAGCAGATACAGGCACGCATACTCGTATTGCCACTCTTTGGGGCGTGCCAGAGGGTTACGATGCCCTGCTGCTGGCGCGGCGAGCGCGTGAACACAAAGGCCCGGTGCTGCATGTGGCCCGGAGCGACGCCGCCATGGTCCGTCTGGCCGAGCTTCTGGCCTTTGTCGCGGCCGATATTGAAATCCTGCGTTTTCCTGCGTGGGACTGCCTGCCGTATGATCGCGTGTCCCCCAATCCCACGTTGGTGGCGGAGCGTGTGGCAACGCTGACACGGCTTTTGGAGCCTGCATCTGGCAAGCCTCGACTGGTGCTGACCACGATTAACGCCGCCGTGCAGCGTGTTGCCCCCCGCCGGACGTTTGAGGGGCAGTCCCTGACCATCAAAACAGGGGAAAGTCTGGATCAGGCGTTGCTGATCGATCTGCTGGTGGCCAATGGCTACACCCGCACCGATACGGTGATGGAAGCCGGGGAGTTTGCAACGCGCGGGGGTATTTTTGACCTTTACCCCGCAGGCGCGCCCGAACCTGTCAGGCTCGACCTGTTTGGGGAAGAGGTGGAAAATATTCGCGCCTTTGACCCAGGCACCCAGCGCTCGACAGAAAAGCGGGACAGCCTTGTGCTGTGTCCTGTGTCCGAATTCTCGCTCGATGCCGACAGTATTGCGCGTTTCCGCACAGGCTGGCGTGATGCCTTTGGCCCGGCGGCAGCGTCGGACCCGTTGTATGAGCATGTGTCCGATGGGCGCAGGCACCCGGGGCTGGAACATTGGCTGCCCCTGTTCCATGAGCATCTGGAAACCCTGTTTGATTACCTGCCCGGTGCTGCCATTACGCTGGAACATCAGGTGGAAGAGGGGCTTGCTGCCCGGCTGGATATGATAGCCGACCATTATCAGGCCCGGCGTCAGCCCGTGCGTGAGGGGGAAACACCTTATCGGCCTCTACCGCCGCACTTGCTCTATCTTGATCGCAAAGGGTGGGACGCCGTGCTGGACCGCATGGCGGTGGTGGCGTTTAGCCCCTATGCCCAGCCAGACGGTGCTGCCGGGGTCGATATGGGCGGCAGACCGGGCAAAATGTATGCCAAAATTGTCCCCGGCGCCCAGCGTGAGCAGGTGTTCGGCCTGCTGGGGGACCAGGTGCGTGAATGGTCGCAGGTTGGCCGCCGGGCGTTTGTGGCGGCATGGAGCCGTGGCTCGCGCGAGCGTATTGCCACACTGCTGCATGAACATGGCGTTGCCACGGAAACATTCGAGACATGGCAGCAGGCCAGCAAGGCCCGCCCCGGCCCGGTGGGTCTGCTGACCCTGGGGCTGGAACGTGGTTTTGTCGCGGATGATCTGGCGCTGGTGTCCGAGCAGGACCTGCTGGGCGAGCGTATTGGTCGCCCCCCACGCCGCCGCCGCCGTGCAGACGAACTGATTGCGGAAGCCAGTGAACTGTCGTCGGGTGATCTGGTCGTGCATCAGGACTACGGCATTGGCCGTTACGACGGGTTGGAAACGGTCAGTGTTGGCGTAGCCCCGCATGACTGCCTGCGGCTGTTGTATGATGGCGGGCAGAAGCTGTATCTACCTGTCGAGAATATCGAACTGCTCAGCCGTTTTGGTTCCGATCAGGCCGGGGTAGCCCTGGACAAGCTGGGTGGTGTTGCCTGGCAGAACCGCAAGGCGCAGATGAAAAAGCGCATCCGCGATATGGCGGGTGACCTTATTCGTACAGCCGCAGCCCGAGCGCTCAGGGAAGCGCCGGAACTGACCCCGCCAGAAGGCATGTGGGACGAGTTCTGCGCCCGTTTTCCGTTTGTTGAAACAGACGATCAGGCCCACGCCATTGCCGATGTGCTGGGCGACATGGCATCGGGCAGGCCCATGGACCGGCTTGTCTGTGGCGATGTAGGCTTTGGCAAGACCGAGGTTGCACTGCGCGCGGCGTTTGTGGCCGCAATGTCTGGTGGTCAGGTGGCGGTTGTGGTGCCCACAACCTTGCTGGCCCGCCAGCATTACAGAACCTTCGCCGCCCGGTTTGAGGGCTTTCCCATCAAGGTGGCGCAGTTGTCGCGGATGGTAACGGGCAAGGAGGCCACAGCCGTACGCAAGGGCTTGGCGGATGGCACCGTTAACATTGTTATCGGCACCCATGCTCTGCTGGCCAAGACTGTTCAGTTTTCCGCCCTTGAACTGCTGATTATTGATGAAGAACAGCATTTTGGGGTCAGCCATAAGGAAAAACTCAAAGCCCTGCGTGAGGACGTGCATGTCCTGACCCTGTCCGCCACGCCGCTGCCCCGTACCTTGCAGCTTGCCCTGTCGGGTGTGCGGGAAATGAGCCTGATTGCCACCCCGCCGACAGACAGACTGGCGGTGCGTACATTTATCATGCCGTTTGACAGTGTGGTGATCCGCGAGGCCATCCAGCGCGAGCGGTTCCGTGGTGGGCAGGTTTTCTGTGTCGCCCCCCGGATCGAGGATCTGGACCGGCTGGCGGAAAGGCTGGCCACCATTGTGCCCGATGCACGGGTGGTGCAGGCCCACGGGCGTCTGGCCGCCACAGAGCTTGAACGAGTGATGACCGAGTTCTCCGACGGGAAATACGACATCCTGCTCTCCACCAATATTGTGGAAAGCGGGTTGGATATGCCTGCGGTTAATACCCTGATCATCCATCGGGCGGACATGTTCGGCCTTGGCCAGTTGTACCAGCTCCGTGGGCGTGTCGGGCGTGGCAAACAGCGTGGCTATGCGTACCTGACCTGGCCGCAGACACATGTTCTGTCCGCATCGGCCGACAAGCGGCTGGAAATCATGCAGACGTTGGATACGCTGGGGGCGGGCTTTACCCTGGCCTCGCATGATCTGGACCTGCGTGGGGCAGGTAACCTGCTGGGTGACCAGCAGTCCGGCCATGTCAGGGAGGTCGGGATCGAACTCTACCAGCAGATGCTGGAGGATGCCGTGGCCGATCTACGCTCCGAACAGGGGCGGAGCAGGCAGGAGGAAAGGGACTGGGTTCCCATTATTGTCATGGGTCTGCCTGTGCTTATCCCGGACAGCTATGTGCCTGATCTGCCGGTGCGGCTTGGCCTGTACCGCCGTATTGGCGGCCTGTCCTCCGATGCGGAAATGGAGGCCATGGAGGCAGAACTGGTGGACCGCTTTGGTGCGGTCCCGCAGGAGCTGAAAAACCTGCTGGATACCGTTGACCTGAAAAGATTCTGCCGTCTGGCAGGGGTGGAAAAAGTGGAGGCAGGCCCCAAGGGCATGGTCATCCAGTTCCGCCAGAACAG
- a CDS encoding FAD assembly factor SdhE yields the protein MQDNFTQTSPLQPTPETTAGEDTLAPRRRRLRFRAQHRGTFETDILIGGFVDEQVDSLNEQELTDMEAILEMPDPDLTDWLFGRLPLPEEKATPMLRRMVASCRARCGH from the coding sequence ATGCAGGACAATTTTACACAGACATCCCCCCTCCAGCCCACGCCCGAAACCACAGCGGGCGAGGACACTCTGGCCCCACGGCGGCGTCGGCTGCGCTTTCGGGCCCAGCACCGTGGCACTTTCGAGACGGATATTCTCATCGGCGGGTTTGTGGATGAACAGGTTGATAGCCTGAACGAGCAGGAACTGACCGACATGGAGGCCATTCTTGAAATGCCCGACCCGGACCTGACAGACTGGCTTTTTGGCCGTCTGCCCTTGCCGGAAGAAAAGGCAACCCCCATGCTGCGCCGTATGGTGGCGTCCTGCCGCGCCAGATGCGGCCATTAA
- the recG gene encoding ATP-dependent DNA helicase RecG, producing the protein MSSPLSFTSSSVRTQEALCALAPLLAPLESLRGVNTARARLLARITGGSRVMDLLFRPPETVTDRRLRPALRDIKPGMIATICGVVCDVRPPTPHSRQPWRATLSDGTGTLDIAVFSPWQGKQLVKDAPLALSGMVEQFHDRLGMTTPDYLLPAATTERIPILDPVWPLTAGLFSGQVRQAMTAALALLPPDLPEWLDPALLHHNSWPDFATALHWLQSPASIPDSQSGSAWQKCYARAQARLACDELLADQLAMRIAQRASRARPGRTMTGDGALQQQSLKTFGHAPTPGQRHVLQEIEADMAQPRRMRRLLQGDVGAGKTLVALMAMLRAAESGAQAALMAPTEILARQHAATLTRLSPVPVVFLSGSVKGKARKTALASIADGTAQLVVGTHALVQDGVQFADLGLVVIDEQHRFGVEQRLTLLEKGQNADMLLMTATPIPRTLLLTRFGDMQISRLDGKPAGRKPVHTSLHALAAMEDILAALERALRNGAQIFWVCPLVSESEALDIAAAEARYAELMERFGAVVGLAHGQQDATLREQALQDFATGQTRILVATTVIEVGVDIPSATVMVIEHAERFGLAQLHQLRGRVGRGADASYCLMLHDAALGQTARNRLTCLRDTEDGFLIADEDFRLRGGGDATGRRQSGLPEYRLAPEELVDKILAIAYAQAEVILPSTAPETAQPLDTAPTVLLTLFDKADAARIFNGG; encoded by the coding sequence GTGTCCAGCCCCCTTTCCTTCACATCCTCTTCGGTTCGGACACAAGAGGCACTTTGTGCACTGGCTCCGTTACTGGCCCCGCTTGAAAGCCTGCGCGGGGTTAACACCGCACGCGCGCGGCTTCTGGCGCGTATTACGGGTGGCTCACGGGTCATGGACCTGCTGTTCCGCCCGCCTGAAACCGTGACTGACCGCAGGCTACGCCCTGCCCTGCGTGACATCAAACCCGGTATGATCGCCACAATCTGCGGTGTGGTGTGTGATGTCCGCCCCCCCACGCCACACAGCCGCCAACCTTGGCGGGCCACCCTATCGGATGGCACAGGCACGCTGGATATTGCGGTTTTTTCCCCATGGCAGGGGAAGCAATTGGTGAAAGACGCCCCGCTCGCTCTCTCGGGCATGGTGGAACAGTTCCATGACCGGCTGGGCATGACCACACCGGACTACCTTCTGCCTGCCGCCACGACCGAACGGATTCCCATACTGGACCCTGTCTGGCCGCTGACAGCGGGGCTGTTTAGCGGGCAGGTTCGTCAGGCCATGACAGCGGCTCTGGCCCTGCTGCCCCCCGACCTGCCAGAATGGCTCGACCCCGCTTTACTGCACCACAATAGCTGGCCGGATTTTGCAACAGCCCTGCACTGGTTGCAGTCCCCCGCCTCCATCCCTGACAGCCAGTCCGGCAGTGCATGGCAGAAATGCTATGCACGCGCCCAGGCCCGCCTGGCGTGTGACGAGCTGCTGGCCGACCAGTTAGCCATGCGGATTGCCCAACGTGCCTCCCGCGCACGGCCCGGTCGCACCATGACGGGGGATGGCGCACTGCAACAGCAAAGCCTGAAAACCTTCGGCCACGCCCCTACCCCCGGCCAGCGACATGTGCTGCAGGAAATTGAGGCCGATATGGCCCAGCCCCGTCGCATGCGCCGCCTGCTGCAAGGGGATGTCGGAGCAGGTAAGACACTTGTCGCCCTTATGGCCATGCTCCGCGCCGCAGAATCGGGCGCACAGGCTGCACTGATGGCCCCGACGGAAATTCTGGCCCGCCAGCATGCCGCCACGCTCACGCGGCTTTCCCCCGTGCCGGTGGTGTTTCTGTCAGGCAGTGTCAAAGGCAAGGCGCGTAAAACAGCCCTTGCAAGCATTGCGGATGGCACTGCCCAACTGGTCGTGGGTACGCACGCACTGGTGCAAGACGGTGTGCAGTTTGCCGACCTCGGGCTGGTTGTGATTGATGAACAGCACCGCTTTGGAGTGGAGCAGCGACTGACCCTGCTGGAAAAGGGCCAGAACGCGGACATGCTGCTCATGACCGCAACCCCTATCCCCCGCACCCTGCTGCTCACCCGCTTTGGTGACATGCAGATCAGCCGCCTGGACGGCAAGCCTGCGGGCCGCAAACCCGTCCATACCTCCCTGCACGCTCTGGCAGCGATGGAGGATATTCTGGCCGCGCTGGAGCGGGCCTTACGCAACGGGGCGCAGATTTTCTGGGTCTGCCCGCTGGTGTCGGAAAGTGAGGCCCTGGACATTGCTGCGGCCGAAGCCCGCTACGCGGAGCTCATGGAACGCTTTGGGGCTGTGGTCGGGCTGGCACATGGCCAGCAGGATGCCACCCTGCGGGAACAGGCGTTGCAGGATTTTGCAACCGGGCAGACCCGCATTCTCGTCGCCACCACTGTTATTGAGGTGGGGGTGGATATTCCCTCGGCCACGGTCATGGTGATCGAACATGCCGAGCGCTTTGGGCTGGCGCAGTTGCACCAGTTGCGTGGCCGCGTGGGGCGCGGGGCTGATGCCTCCTACTGCCTGATGCTGCATGATGCCGCACTGGGCCAGACAGCCCGCAACCGCCTGACATGCCTGCGCGACACAGAAGATGGCTTTCTGATCGCGGATGAAGACTTCCGCCTGCGTGGTGGGGGCGATGCCACAGGCCGCCGCCAGTCCGGCCTGCCAGAATACCGACTGGCCCCGGAAGAACTTGTCGATAAAATTCTGGCAATCGCCTACGCTCAGGCAGAGGTTATTCTGCCCTCGACTGCGCCTGAAACAGCGCAGCCACTGGATACCGCACCGACTGTCCTGCTGACACTCTTTGACAAGGCCGATGCCGCCCGTATTTTCAACGGCGGCTGA
- a CDS encoding thiamine phosphate synthase codes for MSTLPQAIYPVVDVAQWVDRLGRAGARFIQLRLKDKPAAAVVAEVRQARQFAQQWGVCLVLNDYWQIALDEGIDYIHLGQEDLDTADLAAIRAGGIRLGISTHSHEELDRALACKPDYVALGPIWETRLKKMAFGPQGTAKLTDWKARIGSLPLVAIGGITLARVKPCLEAGADCVSAVSDFILHADPQAQVEAWLAATRSAGVQPQHG; via the coding sequence ATGAGCACACTCCCCCAGGCCATATATCCGGTTGTTGATGTCGCCCAATGGGTGGACAGGCTGGGGCGTGCAGGAGCCCGCTTCATACAGTTGCGGCTGAAGGATAAGCCAGCAGCGGCTGTGGTGGCGGAAGTCCGCCAGGCACGCCAGTTTGCCCAGCAGTGGGGTGTCTGCCTTGTGCTGAATGATTACTGGCAGATCGCACTGGACGAGGGGATCGACTACATCCACCTCGGGCAGGAAGATCTGGACACGGCAGACCTTGCGGCCATTCGTGCCGGAGGGATCAGGCTGGGGATCAGCACGCATAGCCATGAGGAACTGGATAGGGCCTTGGCCTGCAAGCCTGATTACGTGGCGCTTGGCCCGATATGGGAAACCCGGCTCAAAAAAATGGCGTTCGGCCCGCAGGGGACAGCTAAACTGACCGACTGGAAAGCCCGCATAGGCAGTCTGCCGCTGGTGGCTATCGGGGGTATTACCCTGGCCCGTGTCAAACCATGCCTGGAGGCCGGGGCGGATTGTGTCTCAGCCGTATCAGACTTTATCCTGCATGCTGACCCACAAGCGCAGGTTGAGGCTTGGCTGGCCGCAACCCGGAGTGCCGGGGTGCAGCCCCAGCACGGATAA
- a CDS encoding thiazole synthase yields MARQFYGQSLTSPLMLGTAQYPSPEILKEAVLAAQPGVVTVSLRREAARERAGQAFWSLIQGLAVPVLPNTAGCHTVREAVTTAHMAREVFGTDWIKLEVIGEQDTLQPDVFGLVEAARILSEDGFKVFPYTTEDLVVAERLLAVGCEVLMPWGAPIGSGRGLNNVFGLRAMRAHFPDVPLVVDAGIGVPSHAAQALELGYDAVLINTAVAHAGDPAQMARAFGLAVQAGVLAREADPMEARDMAAPSTPVAGKAFLA; encoded by the coding sequence ATGGCACGTCAGTTTTACGGGCAGAGCCTTACGTCCCCCCTTATGCTGGGTACGGCGCAGTATCCTTCGCCCGAAATCCTTAAGGAGGCCGTACTGGCGGCGCAGCCGGGGGTTGTAACCGTGTCCTTGCGGCGAGAGGCCGCGCGGGAGCGCGCTGGGCAGGCCTTTTGGTCGCTGATTCAGGGGCTGGCTGTGCCAGTGCTGCCCAATACCGCCGGGTGCCACACCGTGCGCGAGGCGGTGACAACCGCCCACATGGCGCGTGAGGTGTTTGGCACGGACTGGATCAAGCTCGAGGTCATTGGTGAGCAGGATACCCTGCAACCCGATGTTTTCGGTCTGGTCGAAGCCGCCCGTATTTTGTCGGAGGACGGGTTTAAGGTCTTTCCCTACACCACGGAAGACCTTGTGGTGGCGGAAAGGCTGCTTGCTGTCGGGTGCGAGGTGCTTATGCCCTGGGGGGCACCCATCGGGTCGGGGCGGGGGTTGAACAACGTGTTCGGCCTGCGCGCCATGCGTGCGCATTTTCCCGATGTGCCGCTGGTGGTCGATGCGGGTATCGGGGTGCCATCCCATGCAGCACAGGCGCTGGAACTGGGGTATGACGCCGTGCTGATCAATACGGCCGTGGCCCATGCAGGGGACCCGGCACAAATGGCCCGCGCTTTTGGGCTTGCGGTGCAGGCTGGCGTGCTGGCGCGTGAGGCTGACCCGATGGAAGCACGGGACATGGCAGCCCCGTCCACCCCTGTTGCAGGAAAGGCATTTTTAGCATGA
- the thiS gene encoding sulfur carrier protein ThiS, whose product MTVLVNNEEHAVSATTLADLLDELGYGGARVATALDGVFIPAPGRAAASLGAGARVEVVAPMQGG is encoded by the coding sequence ATCACTGTTCTGGTCAATAATGAAGAGCATGCCGTGTCGGCAACGACACTGGCTGACCTGCTGGACGAACTGGGCTACGGCGGCGCGCGTGTTGCTACGGCGCTGGATGGTGTTTTCATTCCGGCACCAGGGCGAGCAGCCGCCAGCCTTGGCGCAGGTGCCAGGGTGGAGGTCGTAGCCCCCATGCAGGGGGGCTGA
- the thiO gene encoding glycine oxidase ThiO encodes MDGKSKPRILVKGAGVAGLTAAVTLAERGGAVTLYDRGGRVGAGASWMAGGMLAPWCEAESAPAEVTAQSADSVAWWKAHVPGVTCNGSLVLAPARDVGELARFGRRTSHFEQVGADAIAAMEPDLAGRFHKGLFFPDEAHVNPRDALHALLDRLVSLGGQACFDEATPPDEATFDWVVDCTGLNDRDRCDTLRGVRGEMLLLRCPDVQLHRSVRMLHPRIPVYIVPRANHLFMVGATMIESEDAGGMTVRSMMELLNSVWTLHPGFAEAEIVEMGVGVRPSYPDNVPRVVRHGRYVSVNGMYRHGFLLSPARAREAADLIFGPENREGNDQ; translated from the coding sequence ATGGACGGCAAAAGCAAACCACGCATTCTGGTCAAGGGCGCTGGTGTGGCCGGGCTGACGGCTGCTGTGACACTGGCGGAGCGTGGGGGGGCAGTAACCCTTTACGACCGCGGTGGACGGGTGGGGGCGGGTGCCTCATGGATGGCGGGGGGCATGCTGGCCCCTTGGTGCGAGGCAGAGTCGGCCCCGGCTGAAGTCACAGCCCAGTCCGCCGATTCGGTGGCGTGGTGGAAGGCCCATGTGCCGGGTGTAACCTGCAACGGCAGTCTGGTGCTGGCCCCTGCGCGGGATGTGGGGGAGCTGGCGCGCTTTGGCCGCCGGACATCACATTTTGAGCAGGTGGGGGCGGACGCCATTGCGGCTATGGAGCCTGATCTGGCCGGGCGTTTCCATAAAGGATTGTTTTTTCCTGATGAGGCACACGTTAACCCGCGTGACGCCCTGCATGCGCTCCTGGACCGGCTTGTCAGCCTGGGCGGACAGGCCTGTTTTGATGAGGCAACACCCCCGGATGAGGCCACGTTTGACTGGGTGGTGGATTGCACCGGCCTGAACGATCGTGACAGGTGCGACACCCTGCGTGGCGTCAGGGGCGAAATGCTGCTGCTGCGCTGCCCCGATGTGCAACTGCATCGGTCGGTACGCATGCTGCACCCGCGCATTCCTGTTTATATCGTGCCCCGGGCAAACCATCTCTTCATGGTCGGTGCAACCATGATAGAAAGTGAGGATGCCGGGGGCATGACCGTGCGTTCGATGATGGAATTGCTTAATTCCGTCTGGACATTGCACCCCGGTTTTGCCGAGGCGGAAATTGTCGAAATGGGGGTGGGGGTGCGCCCCTCATACCCCGACAATGTGCCGCGTGTGGTCCGCCATGGGCGGTATGTCTCGGTTAATGGTATGTACAGACATGGTTTTCTGCTGTCTCCCGCACGGGCGCGGGAAGCCGCCGATCTGATTTTCGGGCCGGAAAACCGGGAAGGTAACGACCAATGA
- a CDS encoding DUF3429 domain-containing protein gives MTKLPFLAVVLMLASVLPFVGCACGILFFDSGVPTPNLMAGLELYAAISLSFLGAVHWGQALEGGRVVLVANAGRVDTLRLALGVVPALMGWFCASVAYAWGALPGLALFAAAFAITALGERQAWRRGWLPAGYMGVRWIMTAVTECCLLMVLLARAF, from the coding sequence ATGACGAAACTTCCCTTTCTTGCCGTAGTTCTGATGCTTGCCAGCGTGCTGCCCTTTGTGGGGTGTGCCTGCGGCATCCTGTTTTTCGATTCTGGCGTGCCAACCCCTAACCTCATGGCGGGGCTGGAGCTTTATGCCGCAATCTCCTTGTCCTTTCTGGGGGCCGTGCACTGGGGGCAGGCGCTGGAAGGGGGTCGGGTCGTTCTGGTGGCTAATGCCGGGCGGGTCGACACCCTGCGGCTGGCTCTGGGCGTGGTGCCTGCCCTTATGGGGTGGTTTTGCGCCAGCGTGGCGTATGCTTGGGGGGCGTTGCCGGGGCTTGCCCTGTTTGCCGCAGCATTTGCCATAACCGCATTGGGTGAAAGGCAGGCCTGGCGGCGTGGCTGGTTGCCTGCCGGGTATATGGGCGTACGCTGGATTATGACGGCGGTGACCGAGTGCTGCCTGCTGATGGTCCTGCTGGCCCGTGCATTTTAA
- the eno gene encoding phosphopyruvate hydratase, producing the protein MSAIVDIVAREILDSRGNPTVEVDVELASGAQGRAAVPSGASTGAHEAVELRDGDPKRYAGKGVLKAVENIETEIFPTLEGAESSDQIDIDNAMIDLDGTPNKARLGANAILGVSLAIAKATAAELEIPLYRYVGGAFAHILPVPMMNIVNGGQHADNPIDIQEFMIQPVGAPCVADAIRWGSEIFLQLKKALSAAGHNTNVGDEGGFAPALKSADEALGFITRAVEAAGYRPGEDVTFALDCASTEFYKNGKYAMEGEGKSFDSAGMAAYLADLVSRYPIVSIEDGMAEDDWEGWALLTQTLGQKVQLVGDDLFVTNPERLRRGIKAGVGNSLLVKVNQIGTLTETLQAVEMAHRAGYTAVMSHRSGETEDSTIADLAVATNCGQIKTGSLSRSDRTAKYNQLIRIEQELATAAQYAGYSILKSA; encoded by the coding sequence ATGAGTGCGATTGTTGACATTGTAGCGCGGGAAATTCTCGATAGCCGCGGCAACCCCACAGTTGAAGTTGATGTTGAACTGGCATCGGGCGCTCAGGGCCGTGCGGCAGTACCGTCAGGCGCTTCCACCGGCGCGCATGAAGCCGTTGAACTGCGTGATGGCGACCCCAAGCGCTACGCTGGCAAGGGCGTGCTGAAGGCCGTCGAGAACATCGAAACAGAAATCTTCCCCACCCTTGAAGGTGCGGAATCCTCTGACCAGATCGACATCGACAACGCCATGATCGACCTGGACGGTACGCCCAACAAGGCGCGTCTGGGTGCCAACGCCATTCTTGGTGTTTCGCTGGCGATTGCCAAAGCCACGGCGGCTGAGCTGGAAATCCCGCTGTACCGTTATGTTGGCGGTGCGTTTGCCCATATCCTGCCCGTGCCGATGATGAACATCGTCAACGGCGGCCAACATGCCGACAACCCCATCGACATTCAGGAATTCATGATCCAGCCGGTCGGCGCACCCTGCGTTGCCGATGCCATCCGCTGGGGTTCTGAAATTTTCCTCCAGCTCAAAAAAGCCCTCAGCGCTGCTGGCCACAACACCAACGTTGGTGACGAAGGGGGTTTTGCCCCGGCCCTGAAGTCGGCTGACGAAGCCCTGGGCTTTATCACCCGCGCAGTGGAAGCCGCAGGCTACCGCCCCGGTGAGGACGTGACATTCGCTCTGGATTGCGCCAGCACCGAATTTTACAAAAACGGCAAATACGCCATGGAAGGCGAAGGCAAGAGCTTCGATTCCGCTGGCATGGCCGCTTACCTGGCCGACCTTGTCAGCCGTTACCCCATTGTTTCCATCGAAGACGGCATGGCCGAAGACGACTGGGAAGGCTGGGCCCTGCTGACCCAGACACTGGGCCAGAAAGTGCAGCTGGTAGGTGACGATCTGTTTGTGACCAACCCCGAGCGCCTGCGCCGTGGCATCAAGGCTGGTGTTGGTAACTCCCTGCTGGTCAAGGTCAACCAGATTGGCACGCTGACCGAAACCCTGCAGGCTGTGGAAATGGCACACCGCGCGGGCTACACCGCCGTGATGAGCCATCGCTCGGGCGAGACCGAAGACTCCACCATTGCCGACCTGGCCGTGGCCACAAACTGTGGGCAGATCAAGACCGGTTCGCTCTCCCGCTCTGACCGGACTGCAAAATACAACCAGCTCATCCGCATCGAGCAGGAACTGGCAACAGCGGCCCAGTATGCTGGCTACAGCATTCTGAAGTCGGCCTGA
- a CDS encoding FtsB family cell division protein has translation MQIVRFIRRMIRAIVPPMVFLGIAGYFGWNATQGDHGMQAYQQQLVLLEQAKQARQDSLTEQAAWRRRVNALKEKGLDTDILDERARAMLNMADKDDIVVPYDRHDPVF, from the coding sequence GTGCAGATTGTTCGTTTTATTCGCCGTATGATCCGGGCCATTGTGCCGCCCATGGTGTTTTTGGGCATTGCTGGCTATTTCGGCTGGAACGCAACCCAAGGCGACCATGGGATGCAGGCCTACCAGCAGCAGCTTGTTCTGCTGGAACAGGCTAAACAGGCCCGACAGGACTCACTGACCGAACAGGCCGCCTGGCGTAGGCGCGTGAACGCGCTGAAGGAAAAAGGGCTGGATACCGATATTCTGGATGAACGCGCCCGCGCCATGCTAAACATGGCCGATAAGGACGATATTGTCGTACCCTACGACCGGCATGACCCTGTGTTCTGA
- the rpmG gene encoding 50S ribosomal protein L33 produces the protein MAKTNVIKIRLVSTADTGYFYVTKKNARAHTGKMELKKYDPVARKHVVFREAKIK, from the coding sequence ATGGCCAAGACCAACGTTATCAAGATTCGTCTCGTCTCGACGGCGGACACCGGTTACTTCTATGTGACCAAGAAGAATGCCCGTGCCCACACCGGCAAGATGGAACTGAAGAAGTACGACCCGGTTGCTCGCAAGCACGTCGTGTTCCGCGAAGCCAAAATCAAATAA